GCCTTGGATGCTGCGACGGGGCGCCGGGCTGGCATGTGGCCTGGCTCTGATGATCGCCGGACAGGCGGCGGCCGAGGTGGATCTCATGCTCGGGTCCGAGGCTCAGGCGGAGGAGCAGGTTGTGAAGGACCTAGTGGCAGTGTTCGATAAGGCCGAGGCGGCGGTTCAAGCGCGCGATCTCGACGGCGTGATGGCGCTGTACTCGAAACGGTACAACTATCATGGGCTGCGGAAGTCGGATGCGCGTCGTATCTGGGAAGAGATCTTCGAATACCATCATAAGCTCCATTCGCGGCATCTCTTCACGGAAATCAAGACCGTGCATATGGACGGCGAGATACGGGCCGAGGTCAAATGTACCGGGGTCCTCTGGGGCCTGTCGAACGAGACCGGCCAAAAGGTCACCGTCGACAGCTGGTTTGAGGAAACCCATTACCTGGTGAAGGAAGACGGCGTGTGGCGGATCATCGGCAACGCCGGCGCTGGGCCGGAGACACCGCGCTTCGGCCACGCGCCACATCCGCTGTTTTAACCCGCATTATTCATGACGGTTCGTCGCGCTGCACCCGTTGCACCGAAAGAGCAACGGGTACCCGGCAGACGCGTTGTGCTAGACCCATTGCAGCAAGAAGAGCAATGGGTACCCCCAAGCGCAGCCGCGAAGGAGGGAAGCATACTTGCAACAGTATGTTGACTGACTGAGTGGCGAGCACGCCTGTCGGAACAACGTATCCGCGTTTGCAGCAGAAGCGTTCAGGAATAATGCCGGTTAAGTGCGTTCAACCGATCCGGCGATGAACGCCGAACCGACGAGGAACGTTGCGATGATTGACTTGGATGGCATTGAGCGAGCGGCGCTGGATCGCTTGGCTCAGTTGATCAAAGAAGAAAAGAACGGAACGGCGCCGATAATTGATGAGCCGCGCGTGTTCCGCAGGTTGAACGGAGAGATTGTGGTGCCGGTCATCGTTCAAGCGGCTCACCCCGATATGTCTCTCGCCCTGTTGATGGCCCACAAGGCCGAGCAACTCTATAGGCAGACCGGATGCCGTTTCGTGCCGGCCCAGCGTCCGGCTCAAGATCCCGAGAAAGCCACGTACATCTGGGCCGACGGCGGCTGGCAGACGCTCCCGTAAGAAGAGCGAATGGCAAACAGCCAACAGCGAATAGCTGCCGGGTGCTCACTCGTCCCGACCTCCAGAGGCCACCTGTGACTTATCAGCAGAGATAAGGCTCGTTGTTACGAGAAAAGCCCACCCGCCGACACCGGCAAGACCGAGTTGACACCATTCCTGTTGCACAGTAGCTTGTCTTCATCTTCGATTGACCTCCGTCATCCCCGTCCTCTCTCCGCAAGATTGGTGGGAGAGGCAAGGTGAGGGTGAAGCTCCCATGCCCTATGTAGGAACCAGACAGCAAGCCGGCTATCGAGCGCTGTTGCGGAGCGGCGGACTGTACGATCGCGTCGAGCAGGCAAGGGCGCGGCTCGCGTCCTGCCGGGTGTGTCCGCGCCATTGCGAGGTCAACCGGTTCGAGGGGGAATTGGGAACCTGCCTGGTCGGGGCCAAAGCGCTGGTCGCGAGCGCAGGACCGCACCATGGCGAGGAATTTCCGATTCGCGGCTGGTACGGCTCGGGCACGATCTTTTTCGCGAGCTGCAATCTCCGCTGCGTCTATTGCCAGAACTTCGACATCAGCCACCAACCGAACGGGGAAGAGCTGGAACCGGAGGCGTTGGCCGGCCTTATGCTCGACTTGCAGGAGCAAGGCTGCCACAACATCAACCTCGTCAGCCCCTCGCATCAGGTCCCGCAGATTCTGGAAGGCTTGCTCGTCGCGGCCCAGCGCGGCCTGCGACTCCCTGTCGTGTACAACACCAGCGCCTACGACGACGTGGACATGCTCAGACTGCTGGACGGTATCGTGGACATCTACATGCCCGATCTGAAATATGCCGACGTCGACGTCGGCCGCCGATTGTCCAAGGTGCCTGACTACCCGCAGGCGGCGCAGGCCGCAATCAAGGAGATGCATCGGCAGGTCGGCGACCTAGTGTTGGACGACGAAGGACTGGCGGTGCGGGGTCTCCTGGTCCGCCATCTCGTGCTGCCGAACAATCTCGCCGGGACGGCCGAAGTGATGCGGTTCCTGGCCGAGGAGATCTCCCGGGACACGTACGTCAACGTCATGGACCAGTACCACCCGGCCGCCAAAGCGACCCGCCATCCGCAGTTGAACCGCGTGGTCATGTACAGCGAAGTGGACGAAGCCATGCGCCTGGCGCGCGAAGCCGGCCTGTGGCGGCTGCACGAGGAATAAAGACGGGATGGTGAACTCGGCCTGCTCCGGAATTAAGGGAGGCGTGCCGGAGAAAAGGGGTCGTGCCGGAGAAAAGGGGTCGGGAGTCTTTCTTGGCCCTCACGTTCCGACTCAGTGGAACAGGAGACATTGTCGGGGGAACCAAAGAACTACGCTCTCTTGTTCCAGCGATTACGCTCTTCCGCTGCAGTCCCTGTATCCGAGGATGCACGCACGAACAAAGACTCCCGACCCCTTTTCACGCCATCGACCCCTTTTCACGCGACCCCTTTTCACGCCATCACAAGCACGTTCGCGATGATCTCCGTGCATCTTCCGGTCCAACGCTCGCGGAAGCGTTGCGCGAAGCCGCCTCCCTTGTGAAGCGTATACGGGAATGAGCCCCGGCACATTTCTGCGGT
The DNA window shown above is from Nitrospirota bacterium and carries:
- a CDS encoding radical SAM protein, giving the protein MPYVGTRQQAGYRALLRSGGLYDRVEQARARLASCRVCPRHCEVNRFEGELGTCLVGAKALVASAGPHHGEEFPIRGWYGSGTIFFASCNLRCVYCQNFDISHQPNGEELEPEALAGLMLDLQEQGCHNINLVSPSHQVPQILEGLLVAAQRGLRLPVVYNTSAYDDVDMLRLLDGIVDIYMPDLKYADVDVGRRLSKVPDYPQAAQAAIKEMHRQVGDLVLDDEGLAVRGLLVRHLVLPNNLAGTAEVMRFLAEEISRDTYVNVMDQYHPAAKATRHPQLNRVVMYSEVDEAMRLAREAGLWRLHEE